The following are encoded together in the Streptomyces flavofungini genome:
- a CDS encoding LuxR C-terminal-related transcriptional regulator translates to MGFGFGQRRGGQLPVERTSFVGRTAEIARVRAAFARAPLVTLVGPGGVGKSRTALRAAEGLGERFPDGVWLAELSGLRDPELVPATLAAVLELPEQVGMEPLDAVVAHLRGRRLLVVLDTCEHLVDACAALCDVLLREAADTCVLATSRQPLDVPGEQCLALAPLAADDAVELFVQRATAVAPGFTAGEDNRAQLSALVGRLDGIPLALELAAVRLRAVPLAHLVSRLDQRFGVLTGGRRTAPARHQTLRTAIDWSYELCLPRERELWARLSVFAGSFDLAAAEEVCGGGELAPEDVLEALVGLVDKSVVQHLGAGTGRYRLLDTLRAYGAERLSGADGTEAVREAHFAYYRRLGQRLWDDLLTDAQAELFRSMRAEVADVRAALGHAFATPGRERQGLWLAAQSAPFWRTAGTLSEGRYWIDKGLDQVPDDCWERAWGLLLGGVLGVWSGDLEVAPGRFAQAREVALRCGEERVLLFAEPYLGAMRALGGEVDEGLAALERGRLRIVAAGDALGIGVVHYEAALLRAVLGDIDGALDLCATGLAHLEGTGDRQLYASTLMVRGVILWLAGRHEDSAPPLRQALDAVSEVGDVLVAALCCLGLGWHAAGQGRYIRAAWLLGYAEGARRLTGDPVAMLPSLLEQQEAAQHAVRDALGAAAFARWHGLGARMTGTEILESVRADVDVPPSARSVPGARRARASDSLTPREREVAALVASGLSNREVAERLVISKRTADTHVERILTKLGLRSRAEIPGSLAD, encoded by the coding sequence TCGGGCAGCGGCGCGGCGGGCAACTGCCGGTCGAGCGGACCAGCTTCGTCGGGCGCACCGCGGAGATCGCCCGGGTGCGGGCGGCGTTCGCGCGGGCCCCGCTGGTGACCCTGGTGGGACCGGGCGGGGTCGGCAAGAGCCGTACGGCGCTGCGCGCGGCCGAGGGGCTCGGGGAGCGGTTCCCCGACGGCGTCTGGCTGGCGGAGCTCTCGGGCCTGCGGGACCCGGAGCTGGTGCCCGCGACGCTCGCCGCCGTCCTCGAACTGCCCGAGCAGGTGGGGATGGAGCCGCTCGACGCGGTCGTGGCCCATCTGCGCGGCCGTCGGCTCCTGGTCGTCCTCGACACCTGCGAACATCTGGTGGACGCCTGCGCGGCACTCTGCGACGTGCTGCTCCGCGAGGCCGCCGACACGTGCGTGCTCGCCACCAGCAGGCAGCCCCTGGACGTGCCGGGTGAGCAGTGCCTGGCCCTCGCGCCGCTCGCCGCCGACGACGCGGTGGAGCTGTTCGTGCAGCGCGCCACCGCCGTGGCACCCGGCTTCACGGCGGGCGAGGACAACCGGGCGCAGCTCAGCGCGCTCGTGGGCCGCCTCGACGGCATCCCGCTCGCCCTGGAACTCGCGGCCGTACGCCTGCGGGCCGTTCCCCTCGCCCACTTGGTGTCGCGGCTCGACCAGCGCTTCGGGGTCCTCACCGGCGGGCGGCGCACCGCCCCCGCCCGGCACCAGACGCTGCGTACGGCGATCGACTGGTCCTACGAGTTGTGCCTGCCCCGGGAGCGCGAGCTCTGGGCGCGGCTCTCGGTGTTCGCCGGGTCCTTCGACCTCGCGGCGGCGGAGGAGGTCTGCGGCGGGGGTGAACTGGCGCCGGAGGACGTCCTTGAGGCGCTGGTCGGGCTTGTCGACAAGTCGGTGGTGCAGCACCTCGGCGCGGGCACGGGCCGCTATCGGCTCCTGGACACGCTGCGCGCGTACGGCGCCGAGCGGCTGTCCGGGGCCGACGGCACGGAGGCGGTGCGCGAGGCGCACTTCGCGTACTACCGGCGGTTGGGCCAGCGGCTGTGGGACGACCTCCTCACCGACGCGCAGGCCGAGCTGTTCCGGTCGATGCGCGCCGAGGTCGCCGACGTGCGGGCGGCGCTCGGCCACGCGTTCGCCACTCCGGGCCGGGAGCGCCAAGGGCTGTGGCTGGCGGCCCAGTCGGCGCCGTTCTGGCGGACCGCGGGGACGCTGTCGGAGGGCAGGTACTGGATCGACAAGGGGCTCGACCAGGTGCCCGACGACTGCTGGGAGCGGGCCTGGGGGCTGCTGCTCGGCGGGGTGCTCGGGGTATGGAGCGGTGACCTGGAGGTTGCTCCGGGCCGCTTCGCGCAGGCGCGGGAGGTCGCCCTGCGGTGCGGCGAGGAGCGGGTGCTGCTGTTCGCCGAACCGTACCTCGGCGCGATGCGGGCCCTCGGCGGCGAGGTCGACGAGGGCCTGGCCGCGCTGGAGCGGGGGCGGCTGCGGATCGTGGCGGCCGGGGACGCGCTCGGCATCGGCGTGGTGCACTACGAGGCCGCGCTGCTGCGGGCCGTGCTCGGCGACATCGACGGGGCGCTCGATCTGTGCGCGACCGGTCTCGCCCACCTCGAAGGCACCGGGGACCGGCAGTTGTACGCCTCGACGCTGATGGTGCGTGGCGTCATCCTGTGGCTCGCCGGGCGGCACGAGGACAGCGCGCCACCGCTGCGGCAGGCCCTGGACGCGGTCAGCGAGGTCGGTGACGTCCTGGTCGCCGCGCTGTGCTGCCTGGGCCTCGGCTGGCACGCGGCCGGGCAGGGGAGGTACATCCGGGCGGCGTGGCTGCTCGGGTACGCCGAGGGCGCGCGGCGGCTGACCGGCGACCCGGTGGCGATGCTCCCGTCGCTCCTCGAACAGCAGGAGGCCGCGCAGCACGCCGTGCGGGACGCGCTCGGCGCCGCCGCGTTCGCGCGCTGGCACGGCCTGGGGGCGCGGATGACGGGCACGGAGATCCTGGAGTCGGTGCGCGCCGACGTCGACGTGCCGCCGTCGGCGCGGAGCGTGCCCGGGGCGCGGCGGGCGCGGGCCTCGGACTCCCTCACCCCGCGCGAACGGGAGGTCGCCGCGCTGGTGGCGAGCGGCCTGTCCAACCGGGAGGTCGCCGAACGCCTGGTCATCTCCAAGCGGACCGCCGACACGCACGTCGAGCGCATCCTGACCAAGCTCGGCCTCCGTTCACGGGCGGAGATCCCCGGTTCGCTCGCGGACTGA